GTCGGGCGTCTCGAAGATCGTCGACAGGTCGCGCGGATCCGACAGCTGGGTCCAGCTGTCCATGCCCATCAGCGTCGGGTTCGCCGCGGCGAACAATGGGCAATGGGCGCTGGCAGCGACCTTGGTCAGGGCGCGCAGCAGCTGGATATCCACCGCCTCGTGGGAGAACTGGTAGTCGGTCACCATGGCGCCGAAAGGCTCGCCGCCGAGTTGGCCGAATTCCTGCTCATAGACCTGCTTGAACAGCGGGCTCTGATCCCAGCGCGCGCCGGGATAGCTCCTGAGATTGTTGTTCAATTCGGTCTTGCCGACATTCATGAACTTGATCTTCAGCGTGGCGTCGGTCTCGGAGTTGAAGACGAGATAGTTGATGCCGCGCCAAGAGCTCTCGAGCTGCTGGAATTCCGGCGCGTGCATGATCTCGTTCATCTGCGCCGACAGTTTTTCGTCGAGCCGGGCGATCATCTCGTCGATCGTGTCGAGCACGTCGGACTTCACCAGCGACTGGTCGGCAAGCGCTTCGCGGACCAGCGTCGCCACCGCATTCTCGACCTCGGTCGCGGCGCGCTCGTTGCGCGGCTTGAAGCTCTGCTTCAGCAGCGTGGCGAACTCGTCGACATCGCGTGTCGCGACACCAGGCTCGGTCGTGGATTTCTGGCGTTCATTGGCCATGATCTATCCCCTTCAAATCGGTGCAGTCCAAATCGGTGCGGTCGCGGCGGAGCAGCGACGGCGTCACTGCTTGTCGCCCGGCTCTTCCGGGGTCTCAGCACGGCGGTCGCGCAGCGCCGCCATCAGCTCGGGATCGCCGAGCAGTTCCTTCAACCGGTTCTCGGCGCCCACCTTGCCGTCCATGTAGCGCTGCAGGTTCTTCAACTGCTCGCGGGCTTCCAGCAGTTTGGCCACCGCCGGCACCTGGCGGGCGATCGCGGTTGGCTTGAAATCGTCCATCGAGCTGAACTCGAGGTTGACGCCGAGCTTCTCGGTTTCGTCGCCCAGCTTGTTGGCGACGCGAAACGCCAGGCCCGGCTTGATCGCCGCCATGCGCTTCTCGAAATTGTCCATGTCGATGTCGAGGAACTTGCGCTGCGCCACTTCGGGTTTTTCGACCTTCGAGGCATTGCCCGAGAGATCGGCCAGAACCCCCATGACAAAGGGCAGCTCGACCAGTTTTTCCGAATTGTACGGATCTTCGTAGGTAATGTGCACGCGCGGCTTGCGGTTGCGGCGGATGAACTTCTGGCCACTGTCACTCATGATATGCCCCTTCTCTCAGGTTCTGAATGCCGGATGAACTCTCCGAT
This portion of the Phreatobacter stygius genome encodes:
- the tssB gene encoding type VI secretion system contractile sheath small subunit — encoded protein: MMSDSGQKFIRRNRKPRVHITYEDPYNSEKLVELPFVMGVLADLSGNASKVEKPEVAQRKFLDIDMDNFEKRMAAIKPGLAFRVANKLGDETEKLGVNLEFSSMDDFKPTAIARQVPAVAKLLEAREQLKNLQRYMDGKVGAENRLKELLGDPELMAALRDRRAETPEEPGDKQ